TAATGCAGTGAGAGAGAACTCATAATTACTCCTGTATGTTGATCCAGTGAAACTTCATACGTCAGGCCGGGAAAGTGTTCGCGCACTGCCCGGCTTCTTCTTTTGTGATTTCCAGCTGCAACTTTGCGAATTCCATCGCTACAGTCATCAGCCACCGGTATTGCTCCATCGGTATCTTCTTCTCCCCTTTCATCACGAAATCCTCAACGCCACATGCGGCGAGCTGATCCATAATCTCCGGGTACTTTTCAGTGCGTCTCAGCACCGTTGAGTCGGCAACATTAAGCAGCTTGGCCACTACCGTCTGACGGGTAACACTAAGAGCCTGGTGAGCTGCTGACAGCAGATGCCGACCGATGAAAGACACTGTTTGCGTTTTGCGGGTGTTTGCGTGTTCCATTTGTAATACTTCCCTTGGTTAATAAATTAGTTACGTGACGAAGCCGTAGCGGTCGCCACTTAGATTTGTAGTCTTTTGGATTACTGCCCTTCTTCAGGGCTGGATGTGTAAAGAGCGGGGTAGTGCTTAGGCTGCTGCGCGATATGCGGCTTCTTGGTACTTCAGGGCGCCAGCGGTAACGACTTCCAGTCGGTAGGCGTCTTTCTCAGGAATTACCTGTTTCCACTGAGAAACGGCGGCGTCACTAATACCTAATGCTTTAGCTACCGCTCGCTGGGTTCCGAAGTGGTCAATTACTTCTTTCTTGAACATAGACTCGCTCCGAAATTAAAGAACACTTAAATTATCGAACTAAAGGAATCTTAAGTCAACTGTATTTAAGATGTCTTAACTATGAAAAATGAAACGATCGGCGACCGCATCAAAGCGACTCGAAAAGAACTGAAAATCAACAACCAAAAAGGCCTGGCTAAACTAGTCGGTGTCTCATACGTTGCTGTCTCTCAATGGGAGCGAGGAGAGACTGAGCCAACTGGTGGTAATCTGATGCTTCTTGCTAAAGCGTTGGGGGTTCGTGCGGAATGGCTTACCAACGGTGAGCTTCCAAAGCGAAACGATGGTCAGGAACCGCCCGTTTATACGATCCAGGCTGAGCCTAACAGCTATGTCGTGGCCGTTTTGGATGCCAAGGCTAGCGCTGGAAATGGCATAGCGGTGTTCAATGAAGTGGATGAGACGATCTCCAGCATCATTTATGAAAACGACAAGGCTATGGAGATTTTCGGTCACCGCCCAGCTGAGAGCATGCGGGTGATCACTGTTGTCGGTGACAGCATGTCAGGCACCATCGAGACCGGTGACAATATCTTCGTTGATATCTCGAAAGACTACTTCGACGGTGACGGCATCTACGTCTTTAAGTTCAAAGGCTCTCTAATGGTCAAGCGCCTACAGTTCACCGCGGATGGCCTGTTAGTTCGCTCTGACAACCCGAAATATGCAGACTGGCTGATCAGGGAAGAGAACGAGCAGCATCTCAAGGTGTTGGGTCGGGTGATCTACACCCACTCAGTAACGCGCTACGTTTAAGCAGAGTCTAGCCCCACAGCCTGACGAGACGTTTGAGTAAAGAGGCCGCAGAGATGCGGCTGTTAAAGGAAAATTGGAGTCGCAATGACTGGTTTCGAAAAAATCACCTTCGTCATACCATTTAACAATGATGACGAACTAGTGAAGCCTATTACATCGTTTAAGGCTGAGAAAATCCCTGGAGACCTAAAAATCAATTTCAGAATTGGCTTTGTTGGTCTGAAGGCTGGGCATCGGTACCATTTTAAGATTTTCATTAACCCCATCCATCTGAAGCTAAAGGTTGGTGAACAAGCCCAACTTCAAAGTCCATTCAGTGAGTCGGCGAAGATGTTTATAGACACCCCAGAATCTAAGGATGAGGATAGTATTGACGGGCAGCTAAATGTTGAAATGGGAAAAGTTAACATTGTTGCTCGAGGGATCTATGAGGTTAAGTCCGTACTAACAGATAGTGATGCAGAGGACAGTGAACTTCATGTTTTAACAACTTTCTTTTCAGTTGAAAGCGAATGAACGATAATCGTAAAGATAGCAAAATGCTTGTTGCAACGGATTTTCAAAGGTCAAGCTTAAGGGTCGTTGCCGGAACTGATTTTGCCTCTGGGTTTGAAAATGATGGCAGTAGACCATATGATGATATCAAAGATGAAAAAGCAACCGAGGGTATAATGTCAGATATCACCAGAAGCGAATTGGATGCTCTGCTTAAGGCAAACAAGGCTGAAGTAGATGCTATTGCTTCTGGAATTCGTAGAGAAATGTCCGAATGGAGAGAGCAGAACAATGCGCAAATCTCTCAGCTGACAATTGCCATAAACTCACTATCAGCAAAAGTTGATGGCAAGATGGATAGTGTTGAAGGCGACGTAAAGTCCCTAAGTGGTAAGTTTGAAGGAATACAAGGCCAAATCACTGGAATCAATACTGCAATCAGCGGAATTCAATCTGGGATGTCTACAAAATTAGCTATTTTTGGTGTGATTATCGCTGTTATTGTTGCAATCCCAAGCCTTATGTCCTCATTTAAAGATCCTGTCCCAGTGAACCAGCAGAGCCAGACTCAGCCACCAATAATAATCCAAGTTCCACAGTTGGAAGCTCCATCAAAAAACACCCATTAACCCGGCCACCGAGCCGGGTTTTTCATGGTACAATGCCCGTCCCAGAGAAATTTGCCATGAAATCTGAAGACACCCTCGACTGGTACCCCGCCCAACTCCCTCCTGTAAAAATTATTCTCGGTACAGCTGTACTGGAGGTAGGGAAAACCGGAAGGCCAATTAATACCCGTACACTGCTTGAGTATCTTCAAGTCTCACAAGGAAAACAGAAAAGAAGAGACAATAAGGTCGCCATGCAGACAGCGATTGATGTACTGCGCGACAACCAAAGAATTAACGGCAGGAACTAATCGTATATATTTCAACCCGGCCACCGAGCCGGGTTTTTGTTGCCTAATTAGTAACATGGACTATTCTCAAAATGTAGTAAGCGACAGAGACATCGCTGCAAGCTGTAACTACGTTTCCCACCCGGCTACCTCGGCCGGGTTTTTTATACCGCCCCCAAAAAACACCTCATTAATGACACCCCACGCCAATGCCATTTTCCACTGAAATTGCCATTTTTTTCTTAAAAAATATATT
This region of Cedecea lapagei genomic DNA includes:
- a CDS encoding Cro/CI family transcriptional regulator, producing the protein MFKKEVIDHFGTQRAVAKALGISDAAVSQWKQVIPEKDAYRLEVVTAGALKYQEAAYRAAA
- a CDS encoding S24 family peptidase; this encodes MKNETIGDRIKATRKELKINNQKGLAKLVGVSYVAVSQWERGETEPTGGNLMLLAKALGVRAEWLTNGELPKRNDGQEPPVYTIQAEPNSYVVAVLDAKASAGNGIAVFNEVDETISSIIYENDKAMEIFGHRPAESMRVITVVGDSMSGTIETGDNIFVDISKDYFDGDGIYVFKFKGSLMVKRLQFTADGLLVRSDNPKYADWLIREENEQHLKVLGRVIYTHSVTRYV